The Coffea arabica cultivar ET-39 chromosome 4e, Coffea Arabica ET-39 HiFi, whole genome shotgun sequence genome includes a window with the following:
- the LOC140005635 gene encoding uncharacterized protein produces MVDGLCKQFKIKHRNSAIYRSQMNVAVEAAYKNLKKIVRKMTEKHRDWHEKLSYALMAYRTAIRTSIEAMPYSLMYGMEVVLPAEIEIPSLHILMEAQLEEAEWIKQRHEQLSLIDERRLNAICHGQCYQRRMAHAYNKKVRPRLFKEEIQF; encoded by the coding sequence atggtagatggatTATGCAAACAGTTCAAGATTAAACATCGAAATTCTGCTATCTACAGATCTCAAATGAATGTAGCTGTGGAGGCCGcatacaaaaatttgaagaaaatcgtTCGTAAGATGACGGAAaagcatcgcgattggcatgaaaagttgtcATACGCATTAATGGCTTATCGGACCGCAATCAGAACTTCTATTGAGGCAATGCCTTATTCTCTTATGTATGGGATGGAAGTAGTGCTACCTGCAGAGATTGAGATCCCCTCCTTGCACATTTTAATGGAAGCTCAACTGGAGGAAGCTGAATGGATCAAACAGAGACACGAACAATTGTCTTTAATTGATGAAAGGCGCTTAAACGCTATTTGCCATGGACAATGCTATCAAAGGAGAATGGCCCATGCTTATAATAAGAAAGTTCGACCTCGATTGTTCAAAGAGGAGATACAGTTTTGA